The following proteins come from a genomic window of Myxococcota bacterium:
- a CDS encoding response regulator — translation MSGRVDVLLVDDDRDEVDVALRALQRSGVDASVAVARDGQEALEALGLEGDGEVRAPRPAVVLLDLKMPRVDGLEVLRRIRAADAIADVPVVVLSSSDREADVERCYALGANSFVVKRHDARSPGAYIAEAVRYWLSLNQPPPARAREGRGREPRWRD, via the coding sequence ATGAGCGGCCGGGTGGACGTCCTGCTCGTCGACGACGACCGCGACGAAGTCGACGTGGCGCTGCGCGCGCTGCAGCGCTCGGGCGTCGACGCGAGCGTCGCCGTCGCGCGCGACGGACAGGAAGCGCTCGAAGCCCTCGGCCTCGAGGGCGACGGCGAAGTGCGCGCGCCGCGACCCGCGGTCGTGCTCCTCGACCTCAAGATGCCGCGCGTCGACGGGCTCGAGGTGCTGCGCCGCATCCGCGCCGCGGACGCGATCGCCGACGTCCCGGTCGTCGTGCTCTCGTCGTCGGACCGCGAGGCCGACGTCGAGCGCTGCTACGCGCTCGGCGCCAACAGCTTCGTCGTGAAGCGACACGATGCGCGCAGCCCGGGCGCGTACATCGCGGAGGCGGTGCGGTACTGGCTGTCGCTGAACCAGCCGCCGCCGGCGCGTGCGCGAGAGGGGCGGGGGAGGGAGCCGCGATGGCGGGACTGA
- a CDS encoding site-2 protease family protein: MSRPRFPDDARPVRRGLTLFRIAGTEVRIDVSWAILFALVLVSLGAGFLPSMHPGASTPAVWAAAVVATVGFFASIVAHELAHTLVAKRAGIEVPSITLFLFGGVSQIADEPRDARTELRVAVVGPLASFALAAAFASLHAAMAGLATPLAAGVTLYLAWINTALGVFNLLPGLPLDGGRILRALAWWRTGSLRRSTRVASSAGKGIAVGLMVLGGLEIFSGALVGGLWLILIGLFLRGTAEAGYQNLVLVQSLADVSVGDVAIADPVGVAPQLSLDDLAEHYFLRHGYRAYPVLDGETPVGIVAVTALRDLDREERAAMTVKDRMTPIDDALCIGPQAPLTDALKQLARTRSGRLLVVHDDRLVGLLTKDAVARFLEIRRVLEPARGEDAGARA, encoded by the coding sequence ATGTCGCGACCGCGATTTCCCGACGATGCGCGCCCCGTGCGCCGTGGCCTCACGCTCTTCCGCATCGCGGGGACGGAGGTCCGCATCGACGTCAGCTGGGCGATCCTGTTCGCCCTGGTGCTGGTGAGCCTCGGCGCAGGGTTCCTTCCCTCGATGCATCCCGGCGCGTCGACGCCGGCGGTCTGGGCGGCGGCCGTCGTCGCGACGGTCGGCTTCTTCGCATCGATCGTCGCGCACGAGCTCGCGCACACGCTCGTCGCGAAGCGCGCGGGCATCGAGGTCCCGTCGATCACGCTCTTCCTGTTCGGCGGCGTCTCGCAGATCGCCGACGAGCCGCGCGACGCGCGCACCGAGCTGCGCGTCGCGGTCGTCGGCCCGCTCGCGAGCTTCGCGCTCGCGGCGGCGTTCGCGTCGCTCCACGCGGCGATGGCGGGCCTCGCCACGCCCCTCGCGGCGGGCGTGACGCTCTATCTCGCGTGGATCAACACGGCGCTCGGCGTGTTCAACCTGCTGCCCGGGCTTCCGCTCGACGGCGGGCGCATCCTGCGCGCGCTGGCGTGGTGGCGGACGGGGTCGCTGCGCCGCTCGACGCGCGTGGCCTCGAGCGCCGGCAAGGGCATCGCGGTCGGGCTCATGGTGCTCGGCGGGCTCGAGATCTTCTCGGGCGCGCTCGTCGGCGGGCTCTGGCTGATCCTGATCGGGCTCTTCCTGCGCGGAACGGCCGAGGCCGGCTACCAGAACCTCGTGCTCGTGCAGTCGCTCGCGGACGTGAGCGTCGGCGACGTCGCGATCGCCGACCCGGTCGGCGTCGCGCCGCAGCTGTCGCTCGACGACCTCGCCGAGCACTACTTCCTGCGCCACGGCTACCGCGCCTACCCGGTGCTCGACGGCGAGACGCCCGTCGGCATCGTGGCGGTGACCGCGCTGCGCGATCTCGATCGCGAGGAGCGCGCCGCGATGACGGTCAAGGATCGCATGACGCCGATCGACGACGCGCTCTGCATCGGACCGCAGGCGCCGCTGACCGATGCACTGAAGCAGCTCGCGCGCACGCGCAGCGGACGCCTGCTCGTCGTGCACGACGATCGCCTGGTCGGCCTGCTCACCAAGGATGCGGTCGCGCGCTTCCTCGAGATCCGCCGCGTGCTCGAGCCCGCCCGCGGAGAAGACGCGGGCGCGCGCGCGTGA
- a CDS encoding sigma-54 dependent transcriptional regulator: protein MAGLTALIVEDDTDLRESLVALVAREGFATREASTLERARKLLDAEPADMVLLDLALPDGDGLDLLAGDDAARAGEVVVTTGRADAESVVRALRAGALDFLQKPVDRARLRTILTNVARTRGLKREVASLRDELRELGRFGALVGRSQPMREIYDLVARVAPTDSTVFVTGESGTGKELVAETVHRLSRRSEQPFVVLHCGGVSPSLIESELFGHEKGSFTGADRLRRGYFEQASGGTLFLDELTEMPIELQVKLLRVLETGSITRVGSTTPIDVDVRVVAASNREPHEAVRDGALREDLLYRLSVFPIELPPLRARGDDAVLLAEVFLDALNERDGTGKRLGDDAREALLAHDWPGNVRELKNAIERAAILSEERIDAKALPATSAPGAASTAPSVAIDARVGASIADVERRLILATLEAYDGDKKRSAEVLGISLKTLYNRLSVYRAREEG, encoded by the coding sequence ATGGCGGGACTGACGGCGTTGATCGTCGAGGACGACACCGACCTGCGCGAGAGCCTCGTCGCACTCGTCGCGCGGGAGGGGTTCGCGACGCGCGAGGCGTCGACGCTCGAGCGCGCGCGCAAGCTGCTCGACGCCGAGCCCGCCGACATGGTCCTGCTCGACCTCGCGCTCCCCGACGGCGACGGGCTCGACCTGCTCGCCGGCGACGACGCGGCGCGCGCCGGCGAGGTCGTCGTGACGACCGGGCGCGCCGATGCCGAGAGCGTCGTGCGCGCGCTGCGCGCGGGCGCGCTCGACTTCCTGCAGAAGCCCGTCGACCGCGCGCGCCTGCGCACGATCCTGACGAACGTCGCGCGCACGCGCGGGCTCAAGCGCGAGGTGGCGTCGCTGCGCGACGAGCTGCGGGAGCTCGGGCGCTTCGGCGCGCTCGTCGGGCGCTCGCAGCCGATGCGCGAGATCTACGACCTCGTCGCGCGCGTCGCGCCGACCGACAGCACCGTCTTCGTGACCGGCGAGAGCGGCACCGGCAAGGAGCTCGTCGCCGAGACGGTCCACCGCCTCAGCCGCCGCAGCGAGCAGCCGTTCGTCGTGCTCCACTGCGGCGGCGTCTCGCCGTCGCTGATCGAGAGCGAGCTGTTCGGCCACGAGAAAGGGAGCTTCACGGGCGCCGATCGCCTGCGGCGCGGCTACTTCGAGCAGGCGAGCGGGGGAACGCTCTTCCTCGACGAGCTGACCGAGATGCCGATCGAGCTGCAGGTGAAGCTCCTGCGCGTACTCGAGACGGGGTCGATCACGCGCGTCGGCTCGACGACGCCGATCGACGTCGACGTGCGCGTCGTCGCAGCGTCGAACCGCGAGCCGCACGAGGCCGTGCGCGACGGCGCGCTGCGCGAGGACCTGCTCTACCGGCTCTCCGTCTTCCCGATCGAGCTGCCGCCGTTGCGGGCGCGCGGCGACGACGCCGTGCTGCTCGCGGAGGTCTTCCTCGACGCGCTCAACGAGCGGGACGGGACGGGCAAGCGCCTCGGCGACGACGCGCGCGAGGCGCTCCTCGCGCACGACTGGCCGGGCAACGTGCGCGAGCTGAAGAACGCGATCGAGCGCGCGGCGATCCTGTCGGAGGAGCGCATCGACGCGAAGGCGCTGCCGGCGACATCGGCGCCCGGCGCCGCGTCCACGGCGCCCTCGGTCGCGATCGACGCGCGCGTCGGCGCCTCGATCGCGGACGTCGAGCGGCGCCTCATCCTCGCGACGCTCGAGGCGTACGACGGCGACAAGAAGCGCTCGGCCGAGGTGCTCGGCATCAGCCTCAAGACGCTCTACAACCGGCTCAGCGTCTACCGGGCGCGCGAGGAGGGCTGA
- a CDS encoding class II fumarate hydratase: MGAIEVADDALWGAQTQRALENFGRAAERMPAAIVRAYGMLKRAAAEANQALGLLPPDVAGWIARASEEVARGEHAADFPLSIWQTGSGTQTHMNVNEVVANRANELAGAPRGAKAPVHPNDHVNLGQSTNDTFPTAMHVAAALAVRDALDPALDALLATLDALAARHAGLVKLGRTHLQDATPLTLGQEIGGWAAQVRTARRAIAAALPLVHELAIGGTAVGTGLNAHERFGDEVARRLGERTGLPLRTAPDRFAALAGREATTALMGALATLAGALLKVANDVRWLSSGPRSGLGELRIPANEPGSSIMPGKVNPTQAEALAMACLHVLGSQTSVAIAGSQGNFELNVCAPLIAHHLLQAIDVLAATVAHFEAHCLRGLEPVPERIREHLERSLMLVTALAPHTGYDAAARIAKKAHEEGLTLREAALALGEVTGEEFDRWVRPERMTRPGREG, from the coding sequence ATGGGCGCGATCGAGGTCGCCGACGACGCGCTCTGGGGCGCGCAGACCCAGCGCGCGCTCGAGAACTTCGGGCGCGCGGCCGAGCGCATGCCGGCCGCGATCGTGCGCGCCTACGGGATGCTCAAGCGCGCGGCCGCGGAGGCGAACCAGGCGCTCGGGCTGCTCCCGCCCGACGTCGCCGGCTGGATCGCGCGCGCGAGCGAGGAGGTCGCGCGCGGCGAGCACGCGGCCGACTTCCCGCTCTCGATCTGGCAGACGGGCTCGGGCACGCAGACGCACATGAACGTGAACGAGGTCGTCGCGAACCGCGCGAACGAGCTCGCGGGTGCGCCGCGCGGCGCGAAGGCGCCCGTGCACCCGAACGACCACGTGAACCTCGGGCAGTCGACGAACGACACGTTCCCGACCGCCATGCACGTCGCCGCCGCGCTCGCCGTCCGCGACGCGCTCGACCCCGCGCTCGACGCGCTGCTCGCGACGCTCGACGCGCTCGCCGCGCGGCACGCGGGCCTCGTGAAGCTCGGCCGCACGCACCTGCAGGACGCGACGCCGCTCACGCTCGGCCAGGAGATCGGTGGCTGGGCCGCCCAGGTGCGCACGGCGCGACGCGCGATCGCGGCCGCGCTGCCGCTCGTCCACGAGCTCGCGATCGGCGGCACGGCCGTCGGCACCGGGCTGAACGCGCACGAGCGCTTCGGGGACGAGGTCGCGCGCCGGCTCGGCGAGCGGACGGGGCTGCCCCTGCGCACCGCGCCCGACCGGTTCGCGGCGCTCGCCGGCCGCGAGGCGACGACCGCGCTCATGGGCGCGCTCGCGACGCTCGCCGGCGCGCTGCTCAAGGTCGCCAACGACGTGCGCTGGCTCTCCTCGGGGCCGCGCAGCGGCCTCGGCGAGCTCCGCATCCCGGCGAACGAGCCGGGGTCGTCGATCATGCCGGGGAAGGTGAACCCGACGCAGGCGGAAGCGCTCGCGATGGCGTGCCTGCACGTGCTCGGCAGCCAGACGTCGGTCGCGATCGCCGGTTCGCAGGGCAACTTCGAGCTCAACGTGTGCGCGCCGCTGATCGCCCATCACCTGTTGCAGGCGATCGACGTGCTGGCGGCGACCGTCGCGCACTTCGAGGCGCACTGCCTGCGCGGGCTCGAGCCCGTGCCGGAGCGGATCCGCGAGCACCTCGAGCGCTCGCTCATGCTCGTGACCGCGCTCGCGCCGCACACGGGCTACGACGCGGCGGCGCGCATCGCGAAGAAGGCGCACGAAGAGGGCCTCACGCTGCGCGAGGCGGCGCTCGCGCTCGGCGAGGTCACGGGCGAGGAGTTCGACCGGTGGGTGCGGCCCGAGCGGATGACCCGCCCGGGCCGCGAGGGGTGA
- a CDS encoding ATP-binding protein, with translation MGGPFDTGSPGPRLPIAVAVVACAVSIWMWDGLRTSRRERVLATTSSIAADLDDSVVRDVVAARSVLASFAARWERAGARDPDTWRREADTLVAMIDGLDAIEWRSGDAPDRAATSDESVATYEMRIPVEPGGGAASPAPPLALVARFGVERQLDSILGERARGYAIDVRRAGRRVFARDLEDVGDAAGWWHATTTIRVPDAGAWELELRPTRALARTTLWPYPEYLLGASIALSLVLAVLLHEWRRARHQTRVLAASNRLLEDEQRALERLNVELESRVAERTEDLEDAIEELQAFNHSVSHDLRSPLGAILNFAAILEEDYASRALDDDGLALIGRVRRSALRGVDLLDGLLHLSRAGRAELAHDRVDMTALARDAFAQARAAELDHGDAELVLEPLPPARGDRRLIGDVLANLFSNALKYSRGNDKRRVEVRGWRDGGELHYEVADNGRGFDMRYAGKLFGLFERLHADDEVEGTGVGLATVARIVRRHRGRVWARGEMGRGAVFGFALPELGAPASGAASETE, from the coding sequence GTGGGCGGACCCTTCGACACCGGCAGCCCCGGACCGCGCCTCCCGATCGCCGTCGCGGTCGTGGCGTGCGCGGTCTCGATCTGGATGTGGGACGGGCTGCGGACGAGCCGCCGCGAGCGCGTGCTCGCGACGACGAGCTCGATCGCCGCCGATCTCGACGACAGCGTCGTGCGCGACGTCGTCGCGGCGCGCTCCGTCCTCGCGTCGTTCGCGGCGCGCTGGGAGCGCGCGGGCGCGCGCGATCCCGACACCTGGCGCCGCGAGGCCGACACGCTCGTCGCGATGATCGACGGGCTCGACGCCATCGAGTGGCGCAGCGGCGACGCGCCCGACCGCGCCGCGACGAGCGACGAGAGCGTCGCGACCTACGAGATGCGCATTCCCGTAGAGCCCGGCGGTGGCGCGGCGTCGCCCGCGCCGCCGCTCGCGCTCGTCGCGCGCTTCGGCGTCGAGCGGCAGCTCGACTCGATCCTCGGCGAGCGCGCGCGCGGCTACGCGATCGACGTGCGGCGGGCGGGGCGGCGCGTCTTCGCGCGCGACCTCGAGGACGTCGGCGACGCCGCGGGCTGGTGGCACGCGACGACGACGATCCGCGTTCCCGACGCGGGCGCGTGGGAGCTCGAGCTGCGGCCGACGCGCGCGCTCGCGCGCACGACGCTCTGGCCCTATCCCGAGTACCTGCTCGGCGCGAGCATCGCGCTCTCCCTCGTGCTCGCCGTGCTCCTCCACGAGTGGCGGCGCGCGCGCCACCAGACGCGCGTCCTCGCCGCGAGCAACCGCCTCCTCGAGGACGAGCAGCGCGCGCTCGAGCGGCTCAACGTCGAGCTCGAGTCGCGCGTCGCCGAGCGGACCGAGGATCTCGAGGACGCGATCGAGGAGCTCCAGGCGTTCAACCACTCGGTCTCGCACGACCTGCGCTCGCCCCTCGGCGCGATCCTCAACTTCGCGGCGATCCTCGAGGAGGACTACGCGAGCCGGGCGCTCGACGACGACGGCCTCGCGCTGATCGGCCGCGTGCGGCGCAGCGCGCTGCGCGGCGTCGACCTGCTCGACGGGCTGCTGCACCTGTCGCGCGCGGGGCGCGCCGAGCTCGCGCACGACCGCGTGGACATGACCGCGCTCGCGCGCGACGCGTTCGCGCAGGCGCGCGCCGCCGAGCTCGACCACGGCGACGCCGAGCTCGTGCTCGAGCCGCTCCCGCCGGCGCGCGGCGACCGGCGACTGATCGGCGACGTGCTCGCCAACCTGTTCTCGAACGCGCTCAAGTACTCGCGCGGGAACGACAAGAGGCGCGTCGAGGTGCGCGGATGGCGCGACGGCGGCGAGCTCCACTACGAGGTGGCCGACAACGGTCGCGGCTTCGACATGCGCTATGCGGGCAAGCTATTCGGCCTGTTCGAGCGACTCCACGCGGACGACGAGGTCGAGGGCACGGGCGTCGGCCTCGCGACCGTCGCGCGCATCGTGCGGCGCCACCGCGGACGCGTGTGGGCGCGCGGCGAGATGGGTCGCGGCGCCGTGTTCGGGTTCGCGCTTCCCGAGCTCGGCGCGCCGGCCTCGGGCGCGGCATCGGAGACGGAATGA
- a CDS encoding VTT domain-containing protein has protein sequence MRPDGARPRRGAEGPRAPASARAPLRFARRPARAGLLVEGENCWRIARARRLRFLVDGEETFAAIADALERARHQIWLVGWDFHSEVELRRGAPRADEPGEWPTELVALLDALVRARPSLRANVLAWDFAALYSLEREFLPLLRFGARTHRRVRFAMDGAHPAAASHHQKLVVVDDSIAFVGGLDLTAHRWDTRAHAADEPRRTTPSGAPYGPFHDVQVAVDGEAARAVGALARERWRRATGERLQPPLVRGDAWPPRLEPSARGVRVGIARTVASHAGAPEVREVEALYRDAIRSARRWIYVENQYLTSSRIAGWLAERLEEAGGPEVVVVGPRANEGWLEEGTMGTLRDAVVRRLRAADASGRRLRVLYPARADLPSGVGINVHAKVLVVDDELARVGSANLSNRSMGLDTECDVALVAQGADRTRAAIARFRNDLLAEHLGVARARVAEALDVTHSLVRTIDALGAEGDEARQLRPIEVETGPDGAALVDAIGAVDPEHPAPLEELVERFEQEAMPAPLATGPSPRRRLAGLFAVLAVVAVAALLWTATPLGDRIDAARVAGAVEALRHSPAGLVGVVALFVVASLLLVPVTLTTAATGAALGPWLGAAVSWVGVVLAAIAGHAIGRRLWRETVRRVAGARANALNERLARRGVLATVMVRIVPIAPFAVLNLVAGASRVTLRDFALGTAIGTLPGSLVLAFGGDRLRAALVAPSAANVALALLALAAVVGAAFAARRIHARSRGSTGRGAPSP, from the coding sequence ATGAGACCGGACGGCGCGCGGCCGCGGCGCGGGGCCGAGGGGCCGCGGGCGCCGGCGTCCGCGCGCGCGCCGCTGCGCTTCGCACGCCGGCCGGCGCGCGCCGGGCTGCTCGTCGAGGGCGAGAACTGCTGGCGCATCGCGCGCGCGCGCCGCCTGCGCTTCCTCGTCGACGGCGAGGAGACGTTCGCGGCGATCGCCGACGCGCTCGAGCGCGCGCGCCATCAGATCTGGCTCGTCGGATGGGACTTCCACAGCGAGGTCGAGCTGCGGCGCGGCGCGCCGCGCGCCGACGAGCCCGGCGAGTGGCCGACGGAGCTCGTCGCGCTGCTCGACGCGCTCGTGCGCGCGCGGCCCTCGCTGCGCGCGAACGTCCTCGCGTGGGACTTCGCCGCCCTCTACTCGCTCGAGCGCGAGTTCCTGCCCCTGCTCCGCTTCGGCGCGCGCACGCACCGGCGCGTGCGCTTCGCGATGGACGGCGCGCATCCGGCCGCGGCGAGCCACCACCAGAAGCTCGTCGTCGTCGACGATTCGATCGCGTTCGTCGGTGGGCTCGATCTGACCGCGCACCGCTGGGACACGCGCGCGCACGCCGCGGACGAGCCGCGGCGCACGACGCCGTCCGGCGCGCCGTACGGCCCGTTCCACGACGTGCAGGTGGCCGTCGACGGCGAGGCTGCGCGCGCCGTCGGCGCCCTCGCGCGCGAGCGCTGGCGGCGCGCGACGGGCGAGCGCCTGCAGCCGCCGCTCGTGCGCGGCGACGCCTGGCCGCCGCGCCTCGAGCCGAGCGCGCGCGGCGTGCGGGTCGGCATCGCGCGCACGGTCGCGAGCCACGCCGGCGCGCCGGAGGTGCGCGAGGTCGAGGCGCTCTACCGCGATGCGATCCGCTCGGCGCGCCGCTGGATCTACGTCGAGAACCAGTACCTGACGTCGTCGCGCATCGCGGGCTGGCTCGCGGAACGGCTCGAGGAGGCCGGCGGGCCGGAGGTCGTCGTCGTCGGCCCGCGCGCCAACGAGGGCTGGCTCGAGGAAGGAACGATGGGAACGCTGCGCGACGCCGTCGTGCGGCGGCTGCGCGCGGCCGACGCGAGCGGGCGCCGGCTGCGCGTGCTCTACCCCGCGCGCGCGGATCTGCCGTCCGGTGTCGGGATCAACGTGCACGCGAAGGTGCTCGTCGTCGACGACGAGCTCGCGCGCGTCGGGTCGGCGAACCTGTCGAACCGCTCGATGGGTCTCGACACGGAGTGCGACGTCGCGCTCGTCGCGCAGGGCGCCGACCGCACGCGCGCCGCGATCGCGCGCTTCCGCAACGACCTCCTGGCCGAGCACCTGGGCGTCGCGCGCGCGCGCGTCGCGGAGGCGCTCGACGTCACGCACTCGCTCGTGCGCACGATCGACGCGCTCGGCGCGGAGGGGGACGAGGCGCGCCAGCTGCGCCCGATCGAGGTCGAGACCGGGCCCGACGGAGCGGCGCTCGTGGATGCGATCGGCGCGGTCGACCCCGAGCACCCCGCGCCGCTCGAGGAGCTCGTCGAGCGCTTCGAGCAGGAGGCGATGCCGGCACCGCTCGCGACCGGGCCGTCGCCGCGCCGCCGCCTCGCCGGCCTGTTCGCAGTGCTCGCGGTCGTCGCCGTCGCGGCGCTGCTGTGGACGGCGACGCCGCTCGGCGATCGCATCGACGCCGCGCGGGTCGCCGGCGCCGTCGAGGCGCTCCGCCACTCGCCCGCGGGCCTGGTCGGCGTCGTCGCGCTGTTCGTCGTCGCGAGCCTGCTGCTCGTCCCGGTCACGCTGACGACGGCGGCGACGGGAGCCGCGCTCGGGCCCTGGCTCGGGGCGGCCGTCTCGTGGGTGGGCGTCGTGCTGGCCGCGATCGCCGGCCACGCGATCGGGCGCCGGCTGTGGCGCGAGACGGTGCGCCGCGTCGCGGGCGCGCGCGCGAACGCGCTGAACGAGCGCCTCGCGCGGCGCGGCGTGCTCGCGACGGTGATGGTGCGGATCGTCCCGATCGCGCCCTTCGCGGTGTTGAACCTCGTCGCCGGGGCGAGCCGCGTGACGCTGCGCGATTTCGCGCTCGGCACGGCGATCGGCACGCTGCCGGGATCGCTCGTGCTCGCCTTCGGCGGCGATCGCCTGCGCGCGGCGCTGGTCGCGCCGAGCGCGGCCAACGTCGCGCTCGCGCTGCTCGCGCTCGCCGCCGTCGTGGGCGCGGCCTTCGCCGCGCGCCGCATCCACGCCCGTTCGAGGGGCTCGACGGGCCGTGGCGCGCCGAGCCCCTGA
- a CDS encoding acyl-CoA dehydrogenase, whose translation MTISAALALLGGLALVFVGRPLLGAAAACAAMLAAWAVSGPASWAAFGAVALVFAALVVTFAIPPLRRRLVTRHVLPRLARMLPRLGETERTALEAGGVGWDGELFSGAPDWKRLLAEERGELGAREQAFLDGPVEALCARLDEWDVTQSGDLPDDVWQRLRDERFFGLVIPERYGGLGFSARGHAAVVEKLASRSVTAAVTAMVPNSLGPAELLLAYGTEEQREHWLPRLARGEEIPCFALTGPEAGSDAAATQSEGVVCRGKWRSDEVLGIRLRWSKRYITLAPVATLIGLAFRLRDPDHLIGEREDLGITCALVPADLPGIEIGDRHDPNGVPFQNGPIEGDDVFVPIDAIIGGVEGAGRGWKMLMECLAAGRAISLPSVSVAGAKLAARVTSAYAMVREQFDTPIGRFEGVEEPLARIAGLTYATTAARSLALEGVDAGEKPAVPSAIVKCYCTESLRRIANDAMDIRAGAAIMRGPRNVLGRLYATVPIAITVEGANILTRSMIIYGQGAIRSHPFVLAEMSASRDGDLAAFDRAFFGHVGFVATTALRAFALGLTGGRLQRGHSPHPLVRRGCRRLGRASAAFALVSDLSMASLGGELKRREKLTGRLADALAWLYIGSAVVQRFAQDGAKERDRALARWALDHALSEVDAALDGVLRNLPSRALARAARVLVFPLGRRERGPDDAAGTACARALLDDPDAREHLTAGIHLPRGDEPGLGRLESALRDARAALAVEAKLRRAVAEGRIEHAPGRELAERARAAGCIGDDELAALTAADRARDEAIRVDAFAPGAYAELRR comes from the coding sequence ATGACCATCTCCGCGGCGCTCGCGCTGCTCGGCGGGCTCGCGCTCGTCTTCGTCGGACGTCCGCTGCTGGGCGCCGCGGCCGCGTGCGCCGCGATGCTCGCGGCGTGGGCGGTGTCGGGCCCCGCGTCGTGGGCCGCGTTCGGCGCGGTCGCGCTCGTCTTCGCAGCGCTCGTCGTCACCTTCGCGATCCCGCCGCTGCGCCGCCGTCTCGTCACCCGTCACGTCCTGCCGCGACTCGCGCGCATGCTGCCGCGGCTCGGCGAGACGGAGCGCACCGCGCTCGAGGCCGGCGGCGTCGGATGGGACGGCGAGCTCTTCTCGGGCGCGCCCGACTGGAAGCGGCTGCTCGCCGAGGAGCGCGGCGAGCTCGGCGCGCGCGAGCAGGCGTTCCTCGACGGGCCGGTCGAGGCGCTCTGCGCGCGGCTCGACGAGTGGGACGTCACGCAGTCCGGCGACCTCCCCGACGACGTCTGGCAGCGTCTGCGCGACGAGCGCTTCTTCGGCCTCGTGATCCCCGAGCGCTACGGCGGCCTCGGCTTCTCGGCGCGCGGCCATGCCGCGGTGGTCGAGAAGCTCGCCAGTCGCAGCGTGACGGCGGCCGTCACCGCGATGGTCCCGAACTCGCTCGGCCCCGCCGAGCTCCTGCTCGCCTACGGAACCGAGGAGCAGCGCGAGCACTGGCTGCCGCGGCTCGCGCGCGGCGAGGAGATCCCGTGCTTCGCGCTGACGGGCCCCGAGGCCGGGAGCGACGCGGCCGCGACGCAGAGCGAGGGCGTCGTGTGCCGCGGCAAGTGGCGCTCGGACGAGGTGCTCGGGATCCGACTTCGCTGGAGCAAGCGCTACATCACGCTCGCGCCGGTCGCGACGCTGATCGGTCTCGCGTTCCGCCTGCGCGACCCCGACCACCTGATCGGCGAGCGCGAAGACCTCGGCATCACGTGCGCGCTCGTGCCCGCCGACCTGCCGGGCATCGAGATCGGCGACCGCCACGACCCCAACGGCGTGCCGTTCCAGAACGGGCCCATCGAGGGCGACGACGTCTTCGTCCCGATCGACGCGATCATCGGCGGTGTCGAGGGCGCGGGGCGCGGCTGGAAGATGCTGATGGAGTGCCTCGCGGCCGGGCGCGCCATCTCGCTCCCGTCGGTCTCGGTCGCGGGCGCGAAGCTCGCCGCGCGCGTCACGAGCGCCTACGCGATGGTGCGCGAGCAGTTCGACACGCCGATCGGACGCTTCGAGGGTGTGGAGGAGCCGCTCGCGCGCATCGCCGGCCTCACCTACGCGACGACCGCGGCGCGCAGCCTCGCGCTCGAGGGCGTCGACGCCGGCGAGAAGCCCGCCGTCCCGTCGGCGATCGTGAAGTGCTACTGCACGGAGAGCCTGCGCCGCATCGCCAACGACGCGATGGACATCCGCGCCGGCGCCGCGATCATGCGCGGCCCGCGCAACGTGCTCGGCCGCCTCTACGCGACGGTGCCCATCGCCATCACGGTCGAGGGCGCGAACATCCTCACGCGCTCGATGATCATCTACGGCCAGGGCGCGATCCGCTCGCATCCCTTCGTGCTCGCCGAGATGAGCGCGTCGCGCGACGGCGACCTCGCGGCCTTCGACCGCGCGTTCTTCGGACACGTCGGCTTCGTCGCGACGACGGCGCTGCGCGCCTTCGCGCTCGGACTCACGGGCGGCCGCCTGCAGCGCGGGCACTCGCCGCACCCGCTCGTGCGGCGCGGCTGCCGGCGCCTCGGACGCGCGAGCGCCGCGTTCGCGCTCGTGTCCGACCTGTCGATGGCGAGCCTCGGCGGCGAGCTCAAGCGCCGCGAGAAGCTGACGGGACGCCTCGCCGACGCGCTCGCGTGGCTCTACATCGGGTCGGCCGTCGTGCAGCGCTTCGCGCAGGACGGCGCGAAGGAGCGCGACCGCGCGCTGGCGCGCTGGGCGCTCGACCACGCGCTCTCCGAAGTCGACGCCGCGCTCGACGGCGTGCTGCGCAACCTGCCGTCGCGCGCACTCGCGCGCGCGGCGCGCGTCCTCGTCTTCCCGCTCGGTCGGCGCGAGCGCGGCCCCGACGACGCCGCGGGCACCGCGTGCGCGCGCGCGCTGCTCGACGACCCCGACGCGCGCGAGCACCTCACCGCCGGCATCCATCTCCCGCGCGGCGACGAGCCCGGGCTCGGCCGGCTCGAGAGCGCGCTGCGGGACGCGCGCGCCGCGCTCGCCGTCGAGGCCAAGCTGCGGCGCGCGGTCGCGGAGGGCCGCATCGAGCACGCGCCGGGGCGCGAGCTCGCCGAGCGCGCGCGCGCTGCGGGATGCATCGGCGACGACGAGCTCGCCGCGCTCACCGCGGCCGACCGCGCGCGCGACGAGGCGATTCGCGTGGATGCGTTCGCGCCGGGGGCCTACGCGGAGCTGCGGCGATGA